Proteins from one Camelina sativa cultivar DH55 chromosome 8, Cs, whole genome shotgun sequence genomic window:
- the LOC104705751 gene encoding beta carbonic anhydrase 2, chloroplastic-like yields MGNESYEDAIESLKKLLIEKDELKDLAAAKVKKITAELQTVSSSDSKTFDPVERIKEGFVTFKREKYETNPALYGELAKGQSPKYMVFACSDSRVCPSHILNFHPGDAFMVRNIANMVPPFDKVKYAGVGAAIEYAVLHLKVENIVVIGHSACGGIKGLMSFALDGNNSTDFIEDWVKICLPAKTKVLAESESSKFEDQCGRCEREAVNVSLANLLTYPFVREGVAKGTLALKGGYYDFVNGAFELWGLQYGISPVHSI; encoded by the exons ATGGGAAACGAATCATACGAAGACGCTATCGAATCACTCAAGAAGCTTCTCAT TGAGAAGGATGAGCTTAAGGATCTGGCTGCGGCCAAGGTGAAGAAGATCACTGCGGAGCTTCAGACAGTCTCGTCGTCTGACAGCAAAACTTTCGATCCTGTCGAACGTATTAAGGAAGGGTTCGTCACCTTCAAGAGGGAGAAATACGa GACGAATCCTGCTTTGTACGGTGAACTCGCTAAAGGTCAAAGCCCAAAG TACATGGTGTTTGCTTGTTCGGACTCACGTGTGTGCCCATCACACATACTAAACTTCCATCCAGGAGATGCCTTCATGGTTCGTAATATCGCTAACATGGTTCCTCCTTTTGACAAG GTCAAATATGCTGGAGTTGGAGCCGCCATTGAATACGCTGTCTTGCACCTTAAG GTGGAAAACATTGTGGTGATAGGGCACAGTGCATGTGGTGGCATCAAGGGACTTATGTCATTTGCTCTTGATGGAAACAACTCCAc TGATTTCATAGAGGATTGGGTCAAAATCTGTTTACCAGCAAAGACAAAGGTTTTGGCAGAAAGTGAAAGTTCAAAATTTGAAGACCAGTGTGGCCGATGTGAAAGG GAGGCAGTGAATGTGTCACTAGCAAACCTATTGACATATCCATTCGTGAGAGAAGGGGTTGCGAAAGGAACACTTGCGTTGAAGGGAGGCtactatgattttgttaatggcGCCTTTGAGCTTTGGGGACTCCAATATGGAATTTCTCCCGTTCATTCTATATGA